CCAGGACGGCGAGGCTGTCCTTGCCGATGATCTTCGCCGAGCCCGTGCCGAACCGGATCTGCTTCTTGATCTGGATCTTGTCCTTGGTGACCTCGACGTTCTTGTACTTCTTGGCGCAGCCCTTCTCCTCCGGGACACCGGGCTGCTCGGGGCAGGCGTCCAGCCGGTCGACGATGCCGTCGCGATCCTTGTCGCTGTCGGGGCAGCCGTTGTTCTCCGCCGGGCCGGAGTCGGCCGGGCACTTGTCGAGCCGGTCGTTGATGCCGTCCTTGTCCAGGTCGGTGTCGGGGCAGCCGCCGTTCTCGGCCGGGCCCTTGTCGGTCGGGCACTTGTCCTGGCCATCCGGCAGGCCGTCACTGTCGTTGTCGAGATCCGGGCAGCCGTCGGTGTCCTCGAAGCCGTCCTTGTCCTCGGGCTCGTCCGGGCACTTGTCCTGCGGATCGTTGATGCCGTCGCCGTCCTTGTCGACGATGGGGCAGCCCAGGTTCTGCATGGGGCCCGCCTCGTTCAGGCACTTGTCCGCGCCGTCGACGATGCCGTCGTTGTCGTTGTCCAGCTCGGGGCAGCCGTCGTCGTCCTGGAAGCCGTCGCGGTCCTCGGCCTGATCCGGGCACTTGTCCTGCTTGTCGACGATGCCGTCGTTGTCCCGATCCTTCGGCGCCTCCTCCGGGCAACCAGCATTGTCCTTCAAGCCGGGGATGAGCGGGCACTTGTCGTCCCCGTCCAGCACACCGTCCTTGTCGTTGTCCGGCTCGGGGCAGCCGTCGCGATCCTCGAAGTTGTCAATGTCCTCGGGCCGGTCCTGGCAGGGATCGTCCTTGTCGAGGATGCCGTCACCGTCGGTGTCCGTCTCCTCGATGCGCACCACCACCTGCTGCTGCTGGGGCTGAGGCTGGGGCTGCTGCGGCTGAGGCTGCTGCGGCTGATCCGGCTTCTCGCGCACCACCACCCGCTGCGGGCCGCAGCTCTTGGACAGCTCCAGGGCCCGCTTGATGGCGGTCTCCGCGGAGCGGATGTGCTCGGAGGCACGGAAGCTGCTGCCCTGGCTCAGCTCGCCCCGGGCGAAGTCCAGGTTGGCCTCCGCCGTGGCCAGCTCCACCGGGGCGCAGCGCAGGGCTCCACTGCGGCGGGCGCGCTCCACGTCCGCCTGGATGACCTCGGAGTCGGCGCGGATCTTCGAGCCGCTGACACAGGCGGAGCAGGCCAGGAGCAGCGCAGTGACGAGGAATCGCTTCATCGGAGGGCGCTCTCGCTTCACGGGTTGGGGCGGCCGTCGGTCGAGGTGGGCTCGGCGCCGGCGGTGGCCATGGCCTTCTCACGGGCCTCGTTGGCGTACTTGGAGGCCTTCACGGCGAAGTCCACGCCGGCCTGGTAGTCCGAGTAGCCCACCTCCTCGCGCGCCTTGTAGATGTAGAGGTTGGCGGCGGTCCACTCGTAGGGGGCCAGCTTCTCGGCTCCCGCGGTGCGCGCCGCCTGGATCTGCACCTCGGCGTCGAGGATGTTCGCGGTCGAGCGCACCGGGCCACACCCGGTGAGGGCGCCCACCACTGCCACCAGTACCGTCAGCTGCTTCATGGACAGGCCTTGAGGTGAGAGGCTGGAAGACGAATGTTCAGGTCGTATCAATCGTGTCCAGGGGGGTCAAGAATCGGGCACATCCAGCGGGCGACCAGGCCTGGAGGCCAGGGTTTTGACAGGCTGGCACGGGCCTTGTCATCGTCCGACACCGTGCGCATGCCCTCCCGTTCCATTGGCCTGGCCGTCCTCCTGCTCGCCTCCCTGGCGTTGGCGGGGCCTCGCTCCACCCAGAAGCGGATCAGCGCCCGCGCCCAGGTGGACGAGCAGGTGGAGCAGCTGATGCGGGGCGCCTCGGTGCCCAGCACCGTCTCGCGCCTGCGCTACATTGGCGAACGCGAGTACGCGGCCGGGCAGCTCCACTCGCTCCTGAGCAAGGTGCTGGAGGATCGCACCCGCCGTAACATCGTCGCCGTCCTGGCCGGGCTGGAGGTGCGCAACGCCGAGTCCGCGCTGGCGCGCCTGGCGGGAGATGAAGACAGCACGGTGCGCATGTACGCCGCGCAGGGCCTGGGGAAGCTGCGAAGCCGCCAGGTGGCGGTGCTGATGCCGCTCTTGGAGGACAAGAGCCTGGGGGTGCGCAAGGAGGCGGCCAAGGCGCTGGGAGCCTCGGGCAACCCCGCCATGAGCAAGGTGCTGCTCGCCGCCCTGAAGAAGGAGACGGAGCTGGAGGTGCGCGCCGAGATGCTCGTGGCGGCCGGACGCGCCGGAGACTCCAAGCAGGCCCCGGCCCTCAAGGGCTTCCTCACCAGCGACTCGGAGAGCACCCGCTTCGCCGCGGCCAAGGGGCTGTGCCTGATGGGCTCCGAGGACGGCTTCGCCTTCGCCAACAAGCTGCTCGCCTCGGAGGACAAGTACGTGCGCCGCCAGGGGCTGGAGCTCTACGAGGGCGTGCCCGCGAAGAAGGCCTCGCCCGTGCTCTCGCCGCTGCTCAAGGACGCCGATCGCACGCTGGCCGCGGGCGCCGCGCGCCTGATGTACCAGGGCGGGGACAAGAAGATGCTGGAGTGGCTCGTGCTGTCCTCCTGGGAGGCCAAGGGCGAGGAGAAGTTCGCCTACGAGAAGGAGCTGGAGACGCTGCAGCTGGCCGATGATCAGCGCAAGGCCATCCTCCGCAAGGCAGGCGTGGTGAAATGATCGGGCTCGCCGTCGCGCTCACTTCGACGCTGATCCTCGCGCAGCCTCCCACCGCTCCCAACCCCGGGGGCTGGGCGGCCCTGACGCCCGAGCAGCGCGCCACCCTGCTCGAGGCGGCCAGGCCCGGCGCGCCGCTCGACCGGCGCCTGCTGGACGTCAGCGCGCGCTTCCTCGGCACGCCCTACGTGGCCTCGCCGCTCGGCGAGGGCAGCGGGGTGGATCCGGATCCCACCTTTCGCATGGACGCCGTGGACTGTCTCACCTTCGTGGAGGAGACGCTGGCGCTCAGCCTGGCGCGCGAGGACGGCGAGGTGCCCACGCTGCTCGAGCGCATCCGCTACGCGAGCACCCCCGTGTACGAGGATCGCAACCACCTCATGGAGGCGCAGTGGTTGCCCAACAACCTGCGCAAGGGCTTCCTCGAGGACGTGACGCGCCGCTACGGCGGGGAGGACACCGTCCAGGTGCGCAAGGTGCTCACCGCGCG
This DNA window, taken from Hyalangium gracile, encodes the following:
- a CDS encoding OmpA family protein; this translates as MKRFLVTALLLACSACVSGSKIRADSEVIQADVERARRSGALRCAPVELATAEANLDFARGELSQGSSFRASEHIRSAETAIKRALELSKSCGPQRVVVREKPDQPQQPQPQQPQPQPQQQQVVVRIEETDTDGDGILDKDDPCQDRPEDIDNFEDRDGCPEPDNDKDGVLDGDDKCPLIPGLKDNAGCPEEAPKDRDNDGIVDKQDKCPDQAEDRDGFQDDDGCPELDNDNDGIVDGADKCLNEAGPMQNLGCPIVDKDGDGINDPQDKCPDEPEDKDGFEDTDGCPDLDNDSDGLPDGQDKCPTDKGPAENGGCPDTDLDKDGINDRLDKCPADSGPAENNGCPDSDKDRDGIVDRLDACPEQPGVPEEKGCAKKYKNVEVTKDKIQIKKQIRFGTGSAKIIGKDSLAVLADVAQVLKDTPSIKKVRIEGHTDTVGNDTANLKLSQKRADSVMAQLIKLGIDPGRLEAVGFGETRPIASNATKAGRAENRRTEFNIIDERAPAPAP
- a CDS encoding HEAT repeat domain-containing protein — protein: MPSRSIGLAVLLLASLALAGPRSTQKRISARAQVDEQVEQLMRGASVPSTVSRLRYIGEREYAAGQLHSLLSKVLEDRTRRNIVAVLAGLEVRNAESALARLAGDEDSTVRMYAAQGLGKLRSRQVAVLMPLLEDKSLGVRKEAAKALGASGNPAMSKVLLAALKKETELEVRAEMLVAAGRAGDSKQAPALKGFLTSDSESTRFAAAKGLCLMGSEDGFAFANKLLASEDKYVRRQGLELYEGVPAKKASPVLSPLLKDADRTLAAGAARLMYQGGDKKMLEWLVLSSWEAKGEEKFAYEKELETLQLADDQRKAILRKAGVVK
- a CDS encoding N-acetylmuramoyl-L-alanine amidase-like domain-containing protein → MIGLAVALTSTLILAQPPTAPNPGGWAALTPEQRATLLEAARPGAPLDRRLLDVSARFLGTPYVASPLGEGSGVDPDPTFRMDAVDCLTFVEETLALSLAREDGEVPTLLERIRYASTPVYEDRNHLMEAQWLPNNLRKGFLEDVTRRYGGEDTVQVRKVLTARTWTSRSSQELKLPKERQPTGTFSLDIIPLERVMAHARKVRSGTILVVVRDDLPLKATRITHLGFVVQKGKRTWLRHAARSGYLRVVDEDLETFLARNARYTKWKVTGVSLFEAHLPEEAGERAVVRSP
- a CDS encoding DUF4398 domain-containing protein, which gives rise to MKQLTVLVAVVGALTGCGPVRSTANILDAEVQIQAARTAGAEKLAPYEWTAANLYIYKAREEVGYSDYQAGVDFAVKASKYANEAREKAMATAGAEPTSTDGRPNP